In Capricornis sumatraensis isolate serow.1 chromosome 16, serow.2, whole genome shotgun sequence, a genomic segment contains:
- the LOC138092894 gene encoding olfactory receptor 2D3-like, with protein MGEGNQTFVLEFTLLGLSQDPKIQILLFCVFLIIYLLSVFGNLLIIILIQTDPRLHTPMYFFLKNLSFVDLCFSTSIVPQMLVHFLVKKKTISFAGCSLQIVVFLLAGCTECALLVMMAYDCYVAVCRPLHYSTLMTHRVCVQLAIVSWISGAFVCSVDSAFTLCLPYQGQNIINHYFCEPPALLKLASADTYNAEMALFSMGVIVLLAPVSLILVSYWHIISTVIRMQSGEGRLKVFSTCGSHLTVVVLYYGSGIFAYMRPNSKSMNERDKVISLFYSVMTSVLNPIIYSLRNKDVKGALRKLAGR; from the coding sequence ATGGGAGAAGGAAACCAAACTTTTGTGCTTGAATTTACCTTGCTGGGACTTTCACAGGATCCAAAGATCCAAATCTTGTTGTTCTGTGTTTTCCTGATCATTTACCTTCTCTCTGTTTTTGGAAACCTGCTCATAATAATCCTTATCCAAACTGACCCTCGACTTCACACtcccatgtactttttcctcaaAAACTTGTCCTTTGTTGATCTTTGTTTCTCTACAAGCATCGTTCCCCAGATGTTGGTCCACTTCCttgtgaaaaagaaaaccatttcctTTGCTGGGTGCTCACTACAGATAGTTGTCTTCCTCCTAGCAGGGTGTACAGAGTGTGCTCTTCTGGTGATGATGGCCTATGactgttatgtggcagtctgcaGGCCCCTACACTACTCTACTCTCATGACCCACAGGGTTTGTGTCCAGCTGGCCATAGTGTCCTGGATCAGTGGGGCATTTGTATGTTCAGTGGACAGTGCATTTACACTCTGTCTCCCCTACCAGGGACAGAACATAATTAATCACTATTTTTGTGAACCTCCTGCACTCCTGAAGCTGGCTTCTGCAGACACCTACAATGCTGAAATGGCCCTCTTTTCAATGGGTGTGATTGTTCTCCTAGCTCCTGTCTCTCTCATCCTGGTCTCTTATTGGCATATTATCTCCACTGTGATTCGGATGCAGTCAGGGGAGGGGAGGCTCAAGGTGTTCTCTACCTGTGGCTCCCATCTCACTGTTGTGGTTCTCTACTACGGCTCTGGAATATTTGCCTACATGAGACCCAATTCCAAGTCAATGAATGAAAGGGATAAGGTCATTTCTTTGTTCTATTCAGTTATGACTTCAGTGTTGAACCCTATAATTTACAGCCTGAGGAACAAGGATGTGAAGGGAGCTCTGAGGAAACTGGCTGGAAGATAG